The sequence CGCGCTCATCTCGCAGTCGCCGACCGCGTCCATGTCGTCGTTGACGTGGCAGAGATCGACCGGGCGCACCATCCCCATGTCGACGTCGTCGCCGACGTCGAACTTGGGCGCCATGGTGTCGACGCCGCTGCTGTCAGCGACCGTGGTCTCTGCGCTGGCCGACGCGCTGCTGGTGACGCCCTCGGTCTGGGCACCGCTGTCACTGGCGGTGACGCTCACGCTCGCGGACAACGACGCGTCCTCGCCACCATCGGCGGTGACGACCCCGCCGCCGGGGTCGCCACACGACACCGCACCACCGAGAACGACCGCGAACGCGGCGGCGAGCGACTTGTCTGCCATCGACGAGGTCTGCACGCGGGCGATCGTAGCGCGCGCACGCCGACGCTGGCGAGCGGTCCGACGCCCCCATCGCACCGGCAGATCGAGCGCGTCCCCCCGTAGGTGGGCGCCTGCGACGCCGAGGCTGGTCTACACTGCCCGCTGCGTGCGTTCTGCGAAGCGTCGACTCGTCGCCCTCATCGCCGGCACCCCGGTGGTGCTGACGCTGCTGGCTGCGATCTACATGGTCGGCATGGAGCGCCTCGAGGGCAGCCCGCGCACGTTCTGGCAGGCCTTCGAGTGGGCCTCCGAGACCGTGACCACCACCGGCTACGGCCACGATGCGCAGTGGCAGCACCCCCTGATGATCGTGTTCGTCTCGATCGTACAGGTGCTGGGCGTATCGCTCACGTTCATCGTGGTCTCGTTGCTGGTGCTGCCGTTCTTCGAGTCGCGCTTCGAGGGCCGCCTGCCGCGCGCGGCGCCCAAGCTGCGCGACTATGTGCTCATCTATCGCTGGGGTCCCGCCGTGGCGTCGCTGGTCGACGAACTCGCGCGGGCGAAGGTCGGCGTGCTCGTGCTCGAGGAGGATGAGACCATCGCGCGACGCCTGCTCGATCGCGGCCGCAAGGTCGTGGTGTGTCGGCTCGACGAAGAGGACCCCGAGCCGTCGCTGTTCGCCAACGCCCGGGCCATCGTCGCCAACGGCAGCGACGCGCAGAACGGCGCCTTCGTGCTGGCGGCGCGCCAGCACGGTTACGCGGGCGAGCTGGTGGCGCTGGCCCAGGAGCCGCTGCACCGCGCGCCGATGATGTTGGCGGGTGCCGCCGCCGTGTATACCCCGCTGCACATCCTCGCGGCCGCGATCGCCGGCCTCGCCAGCGAGCGCATCGCGACCCGCGTCAGTGGCCTCTCGCTGCTCGGCAGCGGCGTGCAGGCCACAGAGGTCCGCGTCGATCGCCGCAGCGACCTGGCCGGCAAGACCCTCGCGCAGGCCGATCTGCGCTCGCGCAGCGGCGCGACCATCATCGCCAAGTGGTCCAAGGGCGTGTTCGTGCCGCACTGCCGCGCCGACACCGTGATCGAGCCCGGTGCCATCCTGGTCGCGGTCGGCGACGCGGCAGCGCTCGAGCGCTTGGCCGCGATCGCGCCGCCGCTCCCGCGCACCGGGCCGATCGTGGTGTGCGGCCACGGCGAGGTCGGTCGCAAGCTGGTCGAGCTGTTGCGTGACGCCGGCGAGCACGTCGTCGTGATCGATCGCGTCGATGGTGCGGGCGTCGACGTGGTCGGCAACGTCTTGGAGCGGGCGACGCTCGAGCGCGCCGAGCTGCACCATGCCCGTGCAGTGATCGTCGCGCTCAGCGACGACGCGACCACACTCTTCGCCGCCAGCGTGCTGCGGGACTTCGCCGCCGAAGTGCCGCTGGTCGCCCGGGTGAACCGGCAGGACAACGTCGAGCGCATCCACCGGGCCGGGGCCGACTTCGCGGTCTCGTTGGCCGAGGTCGCCGGCGAGCTACTGGCGCACAAGCTGCTCGGCGCGCAGTGGACCGCCGAGGGCATGCGCGTCAAGCTGGCCAAGCTCCCCGCCGGCGCGCTGGCCGGCCGCACGCCCCGCGTCGATCGCATCGGCGAGCGCACCGGCTGCTCGATCGTCGCGATCGAGCGCGGCGGCAGCATCATGACCGCGTTCGACGCCGACTCGCCGATCGCAGCCGGCGACGCATTGGTGGTGTGTGGCCCGGAGGACGCGCTGGCGCGCTACCTCGAGCTCGCGGCGCAGGAGCGCGGCGGCTAAAGCCTCGCTCATGGCAGCAGCAGCGACAGGTTGAGCCTCGCCTCGCGATCGTCGAGCCCCGAGGCGTCGATCCAGCCGACCTCGTGCCCTTGCGTCGCCAGGTCATCGGCCGCCACCCACAGCTGCACCGACGCGCCCGCGACGAGCCCGCCGTCGTCGACGAGTTCCTGCAGCAGCGGCGCCAGATCGGGGGAGGCGTTGCTGCCGTCGGTCGACCACGCCAGCCCGCCGGTCGCGGGCCAACGCGCCGAGGCCTCGGTCAGCGCGACGAGATCGCCGCCCGGCAGCGACGCGAGCCCTTCCACCTGTGGCGCGTCGTCGCTGCGCTCGGCCCACACGCGCAGCGCGTGGACCTGCTCGTCCCACTGGTACGTCCCGTGGCCATCGATGGTGAGCACCGCCCCCTGCACCACGGTCCCGGCGGGCAGCGCACGCGGCAGCTGGAAGCGAAAGTAGCCCCAGTACGGCTCGCCCTCGGGGTACTCGCCGAGGTAGGCCTGCCCGAGGGCAACCTCGCCCGACGGTGACCACGTGCCGACCTCGCCCATCACCGTCGGCCACATCGCACCGTCGTCGAGATCGGTGGCGATCGCGATCGGGCCGACCTCGACCGGCGTGGGGCCGCCGTCCGTGCTGTCGCTGCTCGAGCTGCCGCCGTCACCCGTGCTGGTGACCTCGCCGGTACTCGCGACGCTCGTCGATGCCGCCGTGCTCGAGCTGTCGCCCGTCGAAGCGTTGCCCGTACTCGACGACGACCCGCCACCGGAGCTGACATCGCCGGTGCCGACATCGCCGTCGACACACGCGCCCGCGATCCCGGCGGGTGCGTGCTCGCCGAAGCGGCGCCCCGATGCGCACGCGAGATCGGCGAACGAGCAGTAGCCGTTGGGCTCGCATCGTCCGCCGTCGCCGCAGCGAGCATCGTCCTCGCATGCGAACGTGGCGGCACCGCACGCAGCCGAGTGCAGCGCGATCAGCAAGGGTGTGAGCGGTGGCCGGAGTCCGGACACGTTGTCATGGTACGCCTTCTTCGCGACCGTCAGGACGGCGGACGCAGCTCGATGCGCACGTTCGTGCAGGTTTCGTACGCGAGGCCGTCGCGAGTCGCGGGCTCGAAGCGCCAGCCCTCCACGGTGGTCACCGCCAGCGCATCGAACTCGGACTCGAAGGGCTCGATCACGCGCACGTCCTGGGCGATCCCGTCGGTGTCGATGCAGTAGGCGACGCGCACAGCACCCTGGCGGCCGTCCTTCGCGGCCTGGGTCTGCGCGATCGCATCCGCGCTCGGCATCGGGTTCGCGGTCGGGCGCGGGTCGACCAGCACCGGCGCCGGTGGCCGGCACGCCGCCATCACCGCCACGCCCACCAGCCAGCCCGCAACCACGCTCCGCCGACCCCCGAGCACCCGCGGACGCGCCCGCAGGGGGCGCGCGCGGCAGGAATCGAACCTGCGACCTTTGGCTTCGGAGGCCAACGCTCTATCCAACTGAGCTACGCACGCGTGGGGCGATTCTCATACCCGATGCCCCCGCTCACGCGCAAGCAGCTCGGGCTCAGGGGGGGCCATGGCCCGGCCGGGGTCCGCTGCTACACTTTTGCCCAATGGCCATCACCCTCGCTCTCGCGGGCCTGCCCGACCTCGACAAGCTGCGGGAGCTGCTGGAACGCATCCGCGCGATGCTGGCGTTGGGGGGCGTGGCGCTGGCGCTGGCCGTGAGCGCGATCTTCTTGCTGGCGTGGGTGCTCTCGCACCTGCGTCGGCCGGCCGCGCAGAGCCGCGGCGCTGGTTGGCTGGCCACCATCGCCCTGGTGCTGAGTTGGGTGCCGGTCGGCCTGACGGTGGTTGCCGCGGTGGGGGCACTGGTGCCGACCCTGGCGCCCTTCATCCTCAAGAGCTTCGCGCTCGCGGTGCTCGCCGCGGCGCTATCGTGGTGCGTCGCGATCGCAGCGATCATCGGTGGAGGTAGCCGCGAGCACCTCGGTCGCGCCCGCAGGGCGCTGCTGCTGGCCGGCACCCCGTGGTACTGCCTCGCGGTCTACCTGAGCACGCTGCTGTGATGCCCACGCTCTCGCGCGCCCTCGCCTTCGCGGCGGTGTTGCTGCCGGCGGCGTGCCTGCGCCACGGCGTCAGCGATCGTGCGCTCCACATGGTCGATGGCCACGAGGTCTACTCGACGCCACCGTCGAGCGCGGCCTACGCCGCCTACCTGCGCGCCCGACTCGCGCTGGAGGCCGCCCCGCCGCAGCTCGAGGAGGCTCAGCTCGCAATCGACACCGCGATCGCGATCGATCCCGACGACGCCCAACTCTGGGTCGTGCGCGGCGAGATCGCGGCCCGTCGAGGCGACGGTGCCGGGGCGACGCGGGCGGTCGCGAAGGCGCTGCAGCTACGCCCGGAGTATCCGCCCGCCGAACAGCTGCGTGCGCGCCTGGGCGGTGCGAGCAGCGTCGCCGCGCGGCCGTGAGCCCGCATCCTCGACGCCGCGCAGCACCGGCGCGACGCGATCACAGCGGGATGTTGCCGTGCTTCTTGCGGGGGTTGTCCTGCCGCTTGTTGCGGAGCATCGCGAAGCTCTGCGCGACGCGACGACGGGTGTCGGCCGGATCGATCACCTGGTCGATGAAGCCGAGCTCCGCCGCCTTGTAGGGGCTCGCGAAGAGCTCGCGATACTCGGCGGCCAGACGCGCCCGCGTGGCCTCGACCTCGCCGTCGGGCGCCGCCGCGAGCTCGCGGCGGAACACGATGTTGACCGCGCCCTCGGCCCCCATCACCGCGATCTCGGCGGTCGGGTACGCGAGGTTGATGTCGCCGCGGATGTGCTTGCTCGCCATCACGTCGTAGGCGCCGCCGTAGGCCTTGCGCGTGACGATGGTGACCTTGGGCACCGTCGCCTCGGTGAACGCATACAGCAGCTTGGCGCCGTGGCGGATGATGCCGCGGAACTCCTGCTCGGTGCCCGGCAGGAAGCCGGGAACGTCGACCAAGGTCACAAGCGGCACGTTGAATGCGTCACACATCCGCACGAAGCGCGCGGCCTTGGTCGAGGCGTCGATGTCGAGGCAGCCGGCGAGCACCAGCGGCTGGTTGGCGACCACGCCCACGCTCTGCCCACCGACGCGCACGAAGCCAATCACGATGTTGCGGGCAAAGCCCTCCTGCACCTCGAGGAAGTGGCCGTCGTCGGCAATCGCCTCGACGATGCGGCGAATGTCGTAGGCCTTGCTGGGATCGACCGGCACCACGTCGCGCAGCTCGGGGCAGCTGCGATCGACGTCGTCACGGCAGGCCACGCGGGGCGCCTCGCCGAGGTTGTTCGACGGCAGGAACGAAAGCAGCTGTCGCGTCATCGCCAGCGCGGTGGCCTCGTCGCGGCAGCTGAAGTGGGCCACGCCCGAGCGCTCGTTGTGGGTGGCCGCGCCGCCGAGCTGCTCCTTGGTGACCTCCTCGTGGGTCACCGCGCGGATGACATCGGGCCCCGTGATGAACATGTAGCTCGACGACTCGACCATCAGCACCAGGTCGGTGAGCGCTGGCGAGTAGACGGCTCCGCCGGCGCAGGGTCCGAGCACGAGCGACAGCTGCGGCACGACGCCCGACGCCAACACGTTGCGCTTGAAGATCTCGGCGTAGCCCGCGAGCGACTCGACGCCCTCCTGGATCCGAGCGCCGCCCGAGTCGTTGAGACCAACGACCGGCGCGCCGACGTCCATCGCGAGGTCCATGACCTTGCAGATCTTCCGCGCGTGGGCCATGCCGAGGCTGCCGCCGAAGGCCTCGAACTGCTGCGCGAACACGAACACCACGCGACCATCGACGGTGCCGTGCCCGGTGACGACGCCGTCGCCGAAGACCTGCTTGCTGCCCATGCCGAAGTCGTGGCAGGCGTGGGTCACGAAGCGGTCGAGCTCGACGAACGAGCCCGGGTCGAGCAGGCCCTCGATGCGCTCGCGCGCCGACAGCCGCCCCTTGGCGTGCAGGCGCTCGTGCACCGCGGCCGCGGCAGCCTCGACGGTCGCGGTCGCGGCCGCGACCGCCTCGGCGTCGCCACGGGCGTGGCCGGGGCCACCGCCGGCGTCGGCCAGGCGCTCCCGCAGCTGGTGGATGGCCTGGGGATCGGGGGTCGCTGCTCGCTTCGACTCTGCCATGCGCACGCCTACTCGGCCGCGCGAGAGTAGATCAGAGCGAGCCCTTGGTCGACGGAACGTCGGTGATCGAGCCGTCGGGTCGGCACGCCATCCGTAGCGCGCGTGCGAAGGCCTTGAACGCGGCCTCGACCACGTGGTGACAGTTGCCGCCCGCGCGCAGGTGCAGGTGCAGGTTCATGCGCGCGGACACCACCAGCGCGCCGAAGAACTCCTTGACCAGATCGCAGTCGAAGGTGCCGATCCAGCGGCCGGACAGCACCGGCAGGTCGTACACGAGGTAGGGCCGCCCGCCGAGGTCGATCGCGGCGTCGACCAGGGTCTCGTCCATGGCCAGCGAGAAGCAGCCGTAGCGGTGGATGCCCGCGCGGTCGCCCAGTGCCTGGTCGAGCGCGGCGCCCAGCACCAGGCCGGTGTCCTCGACGGTGTGGTGGCCGTCGACCTCGATGTCGCCCTCGGCATCGAGCTCGAGCGCCATCGCGCCGTGCTTGGCGAGCGCCTCGAGCATGTGCGTGAAGAACGGCAGCGGCGTGCGCACCTTCGACGGCGCGGGCGCGTCCTCCGGCGCGGTCAGCGAGGCGGTGATGCGGGTCTCTCGTGTGACGCGCTCGATCAGTGCGCGACGTGGGCTCATGGTCGACCGCCGATCTGGGCCTGGGCCTGGGGGTGCTGCCGGATCTCGTCGAGCACTGCCAGCAGCGGTGGCGCCTGCTCGAGCCCGAGCCCGAGCCGCACGTCGATCCATGCGCCGCGTACGTCGCCGCGCGCGAGCTTGGCCCGCGCAGCCCGCAGATAGATCCGCGCGAAGGTGTTCGCGACCTGCCGCTCGTCGGGGGTGTTGCGACGCGCCCGCGCGACCTCCGAGAGCCGCACCTGGCCCTTCACGCGGGCCTCGTCGTAGGCGGCGCGCAGCTCGGGGTCGCACAGCACCTGGTAGGCCTCGGTCATGCGCTTGTAGATTTCGTAGGCCTGGGTGCGATCGACGGTGCCCGAGGAGAACACGAAGCGATCGGGGTGGTAGCGCTGCGCGCGGGCGTGGAAGGCGTCGCGCACCGCGACGTAGTCGCAGCCGGGCCGCACGCCCAGGAAGTCGTAGTAGGTCGCGGTCGCGAGTCCGTCGTGGAGGCGCCGCAGCTCTTCGTCGTCGGACATCGCCTGGTCCCTCGCGCAGCCCGCGTCAGCGCGGGATCACGGTGTCGCCGCTGCGTGCGACCGCGCCGCCGTCACTGCTGGCGTGCAGGCGCTGCGCCGCGGCCTGGAGGTCCTGCTCCTCGAGCCCGCCGAGCACGCGCATGGTCGCGCTCTGCCGCGCGCCGGTGTCCTGATCGATGGCGCGCACCTCGATGAGGCCGTCGGCGTTGATCTCGAAGGTCACCGCAACGGTGACCTCGCCGCGCGGTGCATCGCGCAGGCCCGCGAGCGTCAGCTCGCCGAGCTTGTGGTTGGCGTCGAAGTCCTCGGCCTCGCCCTGGCACACCTGGATGCGGACAAAGCGTTGGTTGTCGGTGGTGGTCGTGAACAGGCGCGTCTGCTCGACGGGGATCGCGGTGTTGCGCGGGATGACCACGTCGACGAAGCCGCCGAGCGTGCGTACGCCCAGCGTCCGCGGCGTGACGTCGAGCAGCACCGCGGAGGCCTGCGTGTGCGCCTGCGCGCCCCCGCTCGCCTGGGCCTGGGCCATCGGCACCAGCGAGCCGAGCAGCGCGGCGCCCTGGATCGCGGCCCCGACCGCGACCACGCTCATGGGGTTGATCGAGGTCTGCGCCGGCTTGCCGAACACCTGCGCGACGATCTCGCGCACCAGCGGCAGCCGTGTGGTGCCACCCACGAGCACGATCTCGTCGATGAGCTGCGGCACCAGGCCCGCCACCCGCAGCGCGTCGGCGCAGACCGGCACGGTGCGCCGCACGATGGGTTCGATGTGCCAGCGCAGGTCGGCCTCCGACAGTGCGAACTCGAGTCCGCGCCCCTCGTAGACGTCGTCGATGCGAATGCCGCTGCGGTAGTTCTCCGACAGCTCGATCTTCACCTGCTCGGCCATCACCCGCAGGCGCTCCATCGCGACGGTCTTGCCGGCCAGCGAGATGCCGTGCTGCCGCTCGAACGCCTGCGCCATCAACGAGAGCACCGCCTCGTCGATGTCGTCGCCGCCCAGGAACATCTCGCCCGAGGTCGCCAGCACCTCGAAGACGTTGCGGGTGATCTGCAGGATCGTGACGTCGAAGGTGCCGCCGCCGAAGTCGTAGACGGCGATGCGGCGGTCGGTGTCCTCGATGTAGCCGTAGGCCAGCGCGGCCGCGGTCGGCTCGTTGATCACGCGGATGACGTCGAGGTTCGCCAGGCGCGCGGCGATGCGGGTCGCACTGCGCTGCGCGTCGGTGAAGTTGGCCGGCACCGCGATGACGGCCTTGCTGACCGGCTGCTGCAGCGCCTCCTCGGCCATCTCGCGCAGGTACTTGAGGATGTGCGCGGCGATCTCCACCGGCGAGAGCAGCTGGCCGCCCAGCTCGATCGCGACCCCCTCGTTGGGGCCCTCGACGATGCGGTACGGCATGGTCTCGCGCATGCGCTGCACCTCGGGCGAGCCGAAGCGGCGACCGATCATGCGCTTGGCCGAGAACACCACCTGGGTGGGGTCGACCGCGCGGCGCTGCTTGGCGCGATTGCCCACGATGATGCGGCCGTCGGGCATCGCCGCGACGACCGAGGGGATGATGCGATCGTCGCCGCGTCGCACGACCGAGGCCCGCCCGCCGCGCACCACGGCGCACGCCGAGTTGGTGGTCCCCAGGTCGATGCCCAGGACGGGCTCGGACTCGGCGCTCATCGCCAACGCATTGTACGCCACCCAAGCCGCGGGCAGGAGGTCCCGGGCGGGTACGTCGGCGGCTCAGACCGGGGACTCGGGCACGAACACGATGTCGCCCGGCTCGAGCGTCAGGTCCTGCGCGCGGCTCTCGAGGATCGCGGTGGTGTCGATCTCGTAGGTCTGGCGGCCCTTGTCGGTCTCGCGGATGAGCTTCACCCGGCGCGGCATCGCCAGCGGGTTCATCCCACCCGCCAGGGAAATCGCCTGCATGACGGTGAGCCCGGGCTTGAAGGGGTAGCTGCCCGACTCCTTCACCTGGCCCAGCACCGAGACCTCGCGGTTCTGCCGCTCGGTGACCCGCACCGCGACCTGCGGCTGCTTGAACCAGCCATCGCCCAGCTTGGCCTCGATCTCGGCGGCGATCTGCCCCTGGGTCTTCTGCTGCACCTCGATGTCGCCGATCAGCGGGAAGCGGATCGTGCCGGCGTCGGAGACCTCGTAGGGCCCGCTGAGTTCGTCGCGATCGGTCACGCGGATCTCGAGTACGTCGCCCGGCCCGAGGGTCTTGCGCTCGATGGTGTTCGAGGGCGGCACCACCGTGGTGGTGGGTCCGCGTACGCACGCCGCCGCGAGCACGCAGCCAAGCAGCAGCCACGGGGCGCGCGCGATCATATGCGCACCGCCGCGACGAGCGTCACGATGTGACGGAAGTACGAGAGGTTGTCGGTCTGCTGGTCGCCGCTGTTGTTCTCTTGGTTGTAGAGGACGAAGTAGCCGCGGGTGTCCGCCAGCAGGTTGTAGCCGAGCGACAGCGCGAAGATCTTGCCGAGCGGCTGCTCGAGCTTCGCATCGAGCCCGAAGATGGTCGTGCGGCGCTGGAACTTGTCGGCGCCGGAGCCGTTGTAGCCGCCGATGATGTCGGTCTCCACGCCCGGCACCGGCAGGCCCGCGATCTTGCGCGCCGCCACGTTCACGCCCAGGTGCGCGATCATCCGAAAGCGAAACTGGTGGCCCAGCGCGACGCGGCCACCGTTGTCGATGTAGTAGTTGCCGAAGAGCGAGTCCTGGAAGTTGCGATAGACCCCGACGTGAACCAGCGAGCGAAGCGTCGGGAAGTAGTTGAACGAGGCCTGCCCGATGAACGAGTTGAAGCTCGGCCCATTCGGATCGGTGCGGTAGAAGCCGCCGCCCCACCCGGCCATCGCCTCGAGCGCGAACTTGTCGGCGACCTGGCCGCGGTAACCGGCCAGCAGGCGATGGGCGTAGTTGTCCTCGTTGCGACCGGTACCGGGGCTGCCGCAGCAGTCCACGTAGTAGGTGAAGTCCATCGTGTACTGCAGCAGCACCGAACTGCGCGGCAAGAAGCGCCACTTGGACTCGTGGTAGAAGCCGTTCAGGATGCGGTTGCTGCGAAAGAGATTGTCGTTCTCGAACCGTAGGAGCTGCGAGCGGTAGCCGACCGCGAAGCTCAGGCGGCCGCCACCGGGACGTAGGATGAAGGTCAGCTGCCCGCGGTGATCGAGGCGGTTGAAGTTCAGCACGCTGCCGAGCGCCTGGTAGTTGCCCGCCGAGGCGCCGCGGAAGAAGTCCTCGTCGAGGTGCACCGAGAAGCGCCGGCCCGGCAGGAGCGCGAGGCGCACCTGCGTACCAATCGAGAACTTCGGCACCGAGCGCACGTCGACCTGGCGCGACAGGTACTGTCGGAAGCCGCCCAGCAGCGAGATGTTGTAGTCGAACCACCGCCCCGAGCGCTCGGCCGGGGTCATCAGCAGGCCATCGCGGATGTCGCGGTTGCCGATGCCGATCCACGCCGACGGCCACATGAACGACGACACCGTGCGGTCTTCGTCGCGCGCGTTCGAGTACACGTTGCTGTCGAGCCCCAGGCCCAGCGAGAAGCCGGCGTGGAACGTCGATCGCTCGCCGACCTTGATGCCGCGGCCGTCCTCGGCGCGGGGGATGCCGAACGCGTTGTGCAGCACGCCGCCCGCGGCTGCCGGCGCGGCCGCGCCCAGCCACACACAAAGCGCCGCCAACAGCCCCAGGCAGCGGGACCACGACAACGAGCAACCAGCGAGACGAGCAGACACGATCGAGCGAGAAGATCGGAGAAGACGGCGCGTGCGCGTCGGCGGAAGGCTACACCAACTCGCGCAGGCTCGGCCTTGCGGACATCCTTCGGACGAACCGCGCGACACGCTCGCGCATGGGGCACTGCGCGGACTTCCACCACCGTCGCCGCGCAGGCACCCCCGCGCAGCCGCTAGCGCGTCGGGCTCTCCACCGTCGGTGGGCGAGCGTCGTCGACCGGCGGCGGCACCGGTGGCCGGCCACCACCGACGGTCGGGTCGGCGTACGGCACCGTCGGACGCTCGTCGACCTGCGTGCGGGTCTTGTCGTCCTTGTCCTCGGGCCCAGCGTTGCCCGAGCAAGCGCGTGCCTCCTCGACCAGGCGACCCACGCGATCCGAGAGCGCCGTCAGCTTCTCGGCCGCGAAGGCCCGCTGCTGATCCGTCGTGCCGGCGTCCTGCACGACGAGCACCTCGGCGGTCACCAGCTCCATCATCTCCGAGCCGCGCTCCTGCTTGTCGACCAGGCAGGCCGCACGCACGACGTCCTTGTCGGTGTCGGCGGACGCCGTCAGCCGACCCAGCTCCGAGATCGACGCTTCGATCTTCGCGCGGCTCTCCCCCACGGACATCGTGTCGATGGTCGCCGGCGAGGCGGCGGGCTCGGGCGCCGGCCCGCCCGCGGCAGGTTCGGCGGTCGGGGCGGCGTACGACCCCGTGGAGAGCAGCCACGCGGGCAGGCACATCAGCGCCATGGTGCGCAGGGATCGGGTTCCGTGATGTCGAGGACGGAGGTTCGTCACATTTGCCCCCTGGTTCAGGCTACCCATACGCAATGGTGCACGGGGCCGGATTCCGTGTCCAGCCGCGCGAGAAAACCATGGCCGATCGCCCCTCGCGTCAACCGCCGCCCGAGAACACCACCGAGAAGGTGACGTCGGCGCCTTCCTCGGCGCCTTCCATCGGGAAGCGCCAGCCCTGGATCTTCGCGCGGGCGCAGGTGGTGACCGCCTGCGAGCCGACCGAGTCCTCCTCGACGTCGACCTTGGTGACGGTGCCCATCACGCTGATCGAGATCGCGAAGCTCATCTTGCCGGCCAGGTCGGGCTGCGTGCGCAGGGCCTTGTTGTAGCAGTGCTGCAGCGCGCTGGTGCGGTGCTTGATCGCGGCCTTGATCGAGGTCTTGTCGACATCGCCGAACACGTCGGTGTTGGAGGCCTTGGTGACGCCGGCGACCTTGCGCTCGAGCTTGTCGGCCTTGGCCACGAGGTCGGGGCCTTCGCCGGTGTTGAAGCCCTCGGTCTGCACCGCCGCACCCGAGGCGCTGATGCCGGTGCCACCGGGCACGAACGGGCTGATGTCGCCGCCGTCGGCGAGCACGGTGGTGGTCATGCCCTGCTGGAACAGCTCACCGAGGTTGTTCTCGGTCGAGTTGATCACGTCGAAGACGGTGCCCTCACCGGGGCCGCCCCACGTGCCGAGCACACGCGCCACACCGACGCTGCGCGCCTCCGCCATCGCCTTCTCGGAGAACTTCTCCGGCTTGTCCTTGAGGACCTTCGGCTCGGGCTTGGGCTTGTCCTTCTCTTCGACCTTCTCTTCGTCCTCTTCGGCGAGGTCGTCCTTCTTCTCGTCTTCGAGCTCGGGCTCGGGCTTCTTCTCGTCCTCGCGCAGGCCCATCGCGGTCTGGAAGCGCTCGTCGAAGGTGTCGAGCGCCATGTCGTCCTTGCGCTCTTGATTCGCCTGGTAGACGAAGAAGCTGCCGAGCACGGCGGCAGAGCTGGCGAAGGTGTAGCGATCGAGTGGCGTGAACTGATCACGCAGGCGGATCGCGTACTCGGCCGGGAAGATCGCCTTGGGCGGGACCGGCTTCGGCTCGGCGAACTGGAACAGGATCGTCGACTCGCCGATCAC is a genomic window of Deltaproteobacteria bacterium containing:
- a CDS encoding AgmX/PglI C-terminal domain-containing protein is translated as MKAAPQPRTKVLRIAVVLDGLVCDEVHQSQPGPVSFGSDYRSDVMLFGGRAPLRHTMFDYRQGRYFLDLPAAAKGKLSLGNKTITISALRQQYGGGDRVRVVLDPRAKGKLVIGESTILFQFAEPKPVPPKAIFPAEYAIRLRDQFTPLDRYTFASSAAVLGSFFVYQANQERKDDMALDTFDERFQTAMGLREDEKKPEPELEDEKKDDLAEEDEEKVEEKDKPKPEPKVLKDKPEKFSEKAMAEARSVGVARVLGTWGGPGEGTVFDVINSTENNLGELFQQGMTTTVLADGGDISPFVPGGTGISASGAAVQTEGFNTGEGPDLVAKADKLERKVAGVTKASNTDVFGDVDKTSIKAAIKHRTSALQHCYNKALRTQPDLAGKMSFAISISVMGTVTKVDVEEDSVGSQAVTTCARAKIQGWRFPMEGAEEGADVTFSVVFSGGG